From Amycolatopsis sp. YIM 10, the proteins below share one genomic window:
- a CDS encoding LuxR C-terminal-related transcriptional regulator, with protein sequence MTEQIAMVGRAEALAALDAVSAPALILVGGEAGIGKTRLVTGMPGRKFVGRCSPLREPLPLGPVVEALGVAGGFPALRKLLDDAGPSTLVIEDLHWADNATWDFLRYLCPRLPPELRVVLTYRPRETRPIDLAAGAAAAAVEIELRPLSRAEGAELAAAHLGVRAVSAAFADRLHALTAGVPFVIEEVVRALPDSTALFGDLQPSVALRGSFAQQLDQVSAPARAAVVAAAVFAVPVEESLLGAPEAVDEALEAGLLVTAGPGRFSTRHALASRAIEELLSVAERRAVHRAAADALATADPVPALRLAHHSREAGRVRDWVRYALAAGEQAHRTGEGDAVVDLLAGALAAPGLAQADRLRLATLLGRVAAHGSRHDVAIKALQGLLAEDFSPVERGEIRLALAMLLCQQGCDRTAGRHQLTLAAAELAPRPDLAARAMAALAVAGDGTEAVADRRKWAGRALALLDQVDDQEVRTAVRVNHATVLLFAGDPGGRAAAEKVLAEPGAPAQLSRGAVNFADAAAWLGHPEDARRMLARARTLAGEDEYLDVVMAGTRLRADFAAGDWAGLAERAELVRADAWRLPELDAEARLVLGELALAQGDLVTARHELRAVAEVAAADLSMPMLLAARTALARIEPEPLTDLLAAIRKQDLWVWAADVVPLAVRELDEADRLLSEFRAGFEGLDAPLVAASAHLTAGMLHGAEAEFTAAIEGYRALGRPYSALRAAEAFAELRLRSGDEKPLARTAAGYTALGASWDAARCAETLRRNGYRIPHRRGRRGYGQALSPREKSVAELAGRGLTNRQIAESLFLSIRTVEAHVASAMRKRRVRDRRLLAGE encoded by the coding sequence GTGACCGAGCAGATCGCCATGGTGGGGCGGGCCGAGGCGCTGGCCGCGCTGGACGCCGTGTCCGCGCCCGCGCTGATCCTCGTCGGCGGCGAGGCGGGCATCGGCAAGACCCGCCTGGTGACCGGCATGCCGGGGCGGAAGTTCGTCGGCCGCTGCTCACCACTGCGTGAACCGCTGCCGCTCGGCCCGGTGGTCGAGGCGCTGGGCGTGGCCGGTGGTTTCCCGGCGTTGCGCAAGCTGCTCGACGACGCCGGACCGTCGACGCTGGTCATCGAGGACCTGCACTGGGCGGACAACGCGACCTGGGATTTCCTCCGGTACCTGTGCCCGCGCCTCCCGCCGGAGCTGCGGGTGGTGCTCACCTACCGGCCGCGGGAGACCCGGCCGATCGATCTCGCCGCCGGTGCCGCGGCGGCGGCGGTGGAGATCGAGCTGCGGCCGCTGAGCCGGGCCGAAGGCGCGGAACTGGCCGCCGCGCACCTCGGTGTTCGCGCGGTTTCGGCGGCGTTCGCCGACCGGCTCCACGCGCTGACCGCCGGAGTCCCGTTCGTCATCGAGGAAGTGGTGCGCGCACTGCCCGATTCCACCGCGTTGTTCGGCGATCTCCAGCCCTCGGTGGCGTTGCGCGGGTCGTTCGCCCAGCAGCTGGACCAGGTTTCCGCGCCGGCGCGCGCGGCGGTGGTCGCCGCGGCGGTTTTCGCGGTGCCGGTGGAGGAATCGCTGCTCGGTGCACCGGAAGCGGTCGACGAAGCGCTCGAGGCCGGGTTGCTGGTGACGGCCGGTCCAGGCCGGTTCTCCACCCGTCACGCGCTTGCCTCCCGGGCCATCGAGGAACTGCTCAGCGTCGCCGAACGCCGGGCCGTGCACCGGGCCGCCGCCGACGCGCTCGCCACGGCCGATCCGGTGCCCGCGTTGCGCCTGGCGCACCACAGCCGTGAAGCCGGGCGCGTGCGCGACTGGGTGCGGTACGCGCTGGCGGCGGGGGAGCAGGCCCACCGCACCGGCGAGGGCGACGCGGTGGTCGACCTGCTGGCCGGGGCACTCGCCGCGCCAGGGCTGGCACAGGCCGACAGGCTGCGCCTAGCCACGCTGCTCGGCCGGGTCGCCGCGCACGGCAGCAGGCACGACGTGGCGATCAAGGCGTTGCAGGGGCTGCTCGCCGAGGACTTCTCACCGGTGGAGCGCGGGGAGATCCGGCTCGCACTGGCGATGCTGCTGTGCCAGCAGGGCTGCGACCGCACCGCGGGCCGCCACCAGCTCACCCTGGCGGCCGCGGAACTGGCGCCGCGCCCGGACCTCGCCGCGCGGGCGATGGCGGCGCTGGCGGTGGCCGGGGACGGCACCGAAGCCGTGGCGGACCGGCGGAAATGGGCCGGCCGGGCGCTCGCGCTGCTCGACCAGGTGGACGACCAGGAGGTGCGCACGGCGGTACGCGTCAACCACGCGACCGTGCTGCTGTTCGCGGGTGATCCCGGTGGCCGCGCGGCGGCGGAGAAGGTGCTCGCCGAGCCGGGCGCGCCCGCGCAGCTGTCCAGGGGAGCGGTCAACTTCGCCGACGCGGCGGCCTGGCTGGGCCATCCGGAGGACGCGCGCCGCATGCTCGCCCGCGCGCGGACGCTGGCCGGTGAGGACGAGTACCTGGACGTGGTGATGGCGGGCACCCGGCTGCGCGCCGACTTCGCCGCGGGGGACTGGGCGGGGCTGGCCGAACGCGCCGAGCTGGTCCGCGCGGACGCCTGGCGCCTGCCCGAACTGGACGCCGAAGCGCGGCTCGTGCTGGGGGAACTGGCGCTCGCGCAGGGCGACCTGGTGACCGCGCGCCACGAACTCCGCGCGGTGGCCGAGGTCGCCGCGGCGGACCTGTCCATGCCGATGCTGCTGGCCGCGCGGACCGCGCTGGCCAGGATCGAGCCGGAACCGCTGACCGATCTGCTGGCCGCGATCCGCAAGCAGGACCTGTGGGTGTGGGCCGCCGACGTGGTGCCGCTCGCGGTGCGTGAACTCGACGAAGCCGACCGGTTACTGAGTGAGTTCCGGGCGGGTTTCGAGGGGCTGGACGCCCCGCTCGTGGCCGCTTCGGCGCACCTGACCGCCGGAATGCTGCACGGCGCGGAAGCCGAATTCACCGCGGCGATCGAGGGCTACCGGGCACTCGGGCGGCCCTATTCCGCACTGCGCGCGGCCGAGGCATTCGCCGAACTGCGACTGCGTTCCGGAGACGAGAAACCACTGGCGCGCACGGCCGCCGGGTACACCGCGCTCGGTGCCTCCTGGGACGCCGCGCGGTGCGCGGAAACCTTGCGGCGCAACGGATACCGTATTCCGCACCGGCGGGGCAGACGCGGTTACGGGCAGGCGTTGTCGCCACGGGAGAAATCGGTCGCGGAACTGGCGGGGCGCGGGCTGACCAATCGCCAGATCGCCGAATCCCTGTTCCTTTCGATCCGCACCGTCGAGGCGCACGTGGCCAGCGCCATGCGCAAGCGCCGGGTCCGCGACCGCCGCCTGCTGGCCGGGGAATAA
- a CDS encoding WhiB family transcriptional regulator, whose amino-acid sequence MDFDSVSFDNWTELAACGDHDPELFFPLSDVGPGARQAERAKAVCAGCPVRSQCLSYALDNGLDHGIFGGATERERRALKRATAPRAA is encoded by the coding sequence ATGGACTTCGACAGCGTGTCCTTCGACAACTGGACCGAACTGGCCGCCTGCGGCGACCACGATCCCGAACTGTTCTTCCCGCTCTCCGACGTGGGGCCCGGTGCCCGGCAGGCGGAGCGGGCCAAGGCCGTCTGCGCCGGGTGCCCGGTGCGGTCGCAGTGCCTGTCCTACGCCTTGGACAACGGCCTCGACCACGGCATCTTCGGTGGCGCCACCGAACGCGAACGGCGTGCGCTGAAGCGCGCCACCGCGCCCCGCGCCGCCTAG
- a CDS encoding amidohydrolase family protein, translating to MRYLLTGGSVFDAASGEVSRADVVLDGDRIAAVGTDLDGDEAIDCGGGLLLPGFIDCHTHVGMSQTLGGDPYGLPRSARVLSAVPVLRTLLGLGITTVRDAWGADAGLRHAVEQGWIDGPQVLISLRQTGTTGSIGDHWGAGIGPVDFFGDPSMPDPVFDGPDQARAVVRRMVRAGADWIKLAATGSVAAGTGVHDVQLTAEEMVAVVDEAARQGGRKVMVHAHGARAAELAARAGAASVEHGVFLDEAAVAAMAEAGTWFVPTLSCTQEADAPAERAEAHRESMRLALAAGVPIAMGTDNPVTPHTGALREIHHLAEAGLGAAGALRASTLDAARLLGLAADRGEITERKRADLVLLEGTGLDTGDLANRIRAVWHNGVPFSAVSGSARRA from the coding sequence ATGCGGTACCTGCTGACCGGCGGCTCGGTGTTCGACGCCGCCTCCGGGGAAGTGAGCCGGGCCGACGTGGTGCTCGACGGTGACCGGATCGCCGCGGTGGGCACCGATCTCGACGGCGACGAGGCCATCGACTGCGGTGGCGGGCTGCTGCTGCCCGGCTTCATCGACTGCCACACCCACGTCGGCATGTCGCAGACCCTCGGCGGCGACCCGTACGGCCTGCCGCGCTCGGCCCGGGTGCTGTCCGCCGTTCCCGTGCTGCGCACCCTGCTCGGCCTCGGCATCACCACCGTGCGCGACGCCTGGGGCGCCGACGCCGGGCTGCGGCACGCGGTCGAACAGGGCTGGATCGACGGCCCGCAGGTGCTGATCAGCCTTCGCCAGACCGGCACCACCGGGAGCATCGGCGACCACTGGGGCGCGGGCATCGGGCCGGTCGACTTCTTCGGCGACCCGTCCATGCCCGATCCGGTCTTCGACGGGCCCGACCAGGCCAGGGCGGTGGTCCGGCGGATGGTGCGGGCGGGCGCGGACTGGATCAAGCTGGCCGCCACCGGTTCGGTCGCGGCCGGGACCGGCGTGCACGACGTCCAGCTGACCGCCGAGGAGATGGTCGCGGTGGTCGACGAGGCGGCGCGCCAGGGCGGGCGGAAGGTGATGGTGCACGCGCACGGCGCCCGCGCGGCGGAACTGGCGGCGCGGGCGGGCGCGGCCAGCGTCGAGCACGGCGTCTTCCTGGACGAGGCAGCCGTGGCGGCGATGGCCGAAGCCGGGACGTGGTTCGTGCCGACGCTGTCCTGCACGCAGGAGGCCGACGCCCCGGCCGAGCGGGCCGAGGCGCACCGGGAGTCGATGCGCCTCGCGCTGGCGGCCGGCGTGCCGATCGCGATGGGTACCGACAACCCGGTCACCCCGCACACCGGCGCGCTGCGGGAGATCCACCACCTCGCCGAGGCCGGGCTCGGCGCGGCGGGCGCCCTCCGCGCGTCCACTTTGGACGCCGCGAGACTGCTCGGGCTGGCCGCCGACCGGGGCGAGATCACCGAGCGCAAGCGCGCGGATCTGGTGCTGCTGGAGGGAACCGGCCTGGACACCGGCGACCTGGCGAACCGGATCAGGGCGGTCTGGCACAACGGCGTGCCGTTCAGCGCCGTTTCCGGATCCGCCCGCCGGGCTTGA
- a CDS encoding nitric oxide synthase oxygenase, producing MAAAEEFLRLLYHEQPSAGELSVRLAEVRAEIEATGSYRQTGAELEFGARVAWRNADRCIGRLYWRGLKIRDRREVTDAAGIAAECFDHLREVTRGGRIRSAVTIFAPDSPAGHGPRIWNEQLIRYAAYRRSDDSVLGDPRNLAFTDLARRLGWCPPPERGPFDLLPLIIEANEGELHWFTLPADAVLEVPLSHPDLPWFAGLGLRWHAVPAISCMPLEIGGVRYPAAPFNGWYMGTEVGARNLADSGRYDLVPLIARRMGLRSDALWRDRALVELMVAVHHSFEAAGVTIADHHTEARRFLTHLEREEEAGRMCRADWSWIVPPLSGSQTPVFHRYYDPPDTAVRPAFLPAQ from the coding sequence ATGGCCGCGGCCGAGGAGTTCCTCCGTTTGCTTTACCACGAGCAACCTTCCGCGGGCGAGTTGTCCGTGCGGCTGGCCGAGGTCCGGGCCGAGATCGAGGCCACGGGCAGTTATCGGCAGACCGGGGCGGAGCTGGAATTCGGCGCCAGGGTCGCCTGGCGCAACGCCGACCGGTGCATCGGCAGGTTGTACTGGCGTGGCCTGAAAATTCGCGATCGGCGCGAGGTCACCGATGCCGCCGGTATTGCCGCGGAATGTTTCGATCACCTTCGCGAAGTGACCAGGGGAGGCCGGATAAGATCGGCGGTCACGATCTTCGCGCCCGATTCTCCCGCAGGTCACGGGCCGCGGATCTGGAATGAACAATTGATCCGTTACGCGGCCTATCGCCGTTCCGATGATTCGGTGCTGGGCGATCCGCGGAACCTCGCCTTCACCGATCTCGCGCGCCGGCTGGGCTGGTGCCCGCCGCCGGAGCGCGGCCCGTTCGACCTGCTGCCGTTGATCATCGAGGCGAACGAGGGCGAACTGCACTGGTTCACCCTGCCCGCCGACGCGGTGCTGGAGGTGCCGCTGAGCCATCCGGACCTGCCGTGGTTCGCCGGGCTGGGACTGCGGTGGCACGCGGTGCCCGCGATCAGCTGCATGCCGCTGGAGATCGGCGGGGTGCGGTACCCGGCGGCGCCGTTCAACGGCTGGTACATGGGCACCGAGGTGGGGGCTCGCAACCTCGCCGACAGCGGCCGGTACGACCTGGTGCCGCTGATCGCGCGGCGGATGGGCCTGCGGTCCGATGCGCTGTGGCGGGACCGGGCGCTGGTCGAGCTGATGGTGGCCGTGCACCACTCCTTCGAGGCGGCGGGGGTGACCATCGCCGACCACCACACCGAAGCGCGGCGGTTCCTCACGCACCTGGAACGCGAAGAGGAGGCCGGGCGAATGTGCCGGGCGGACTGGAGCTGGATCGTGCCGCCGCTCTCGGGCAGCCAGACCCCGGTGTTCCACCGGTACTACGACCCACCGGACACCGCCGTGCGCCCGGCCTTCCTGCCCGCTCAGTAG
- a CDS encoding DUF1330 domain-containing protein yields MTAYALAHLRRSESVHPAVLEYMSRVQATLDPFGGRFLVHGGELDVREGDWPGDVVLVEFPDLARARAWYDSPAYQEILPLRADHLAGELVLVDGVAPGHSAAAKAARLAG; encoded by the coding sequence ATGACCGCTTACGCACTCGCCCACCTGCGGCGTTCCGAATCCGTCCACCCCGCCGTGCTGGAGTACATGTCGCGGGTGCAGGCCACGCTCGACCCGTTCGGCGGGCGGTTCCTGGTCCACGGCGGTGAGCTGGACGTGCGGGAAGGCGACTGGCCGGGTGACGTGGTGCTGGTCGAGTTCCCGGATCTGGCGCGGGCCAGGGCCTGGTACGACTCGCCCGCCTACCAGGAGATCCTGCCGTTGCGCGCGGACCACCTGGCCGGGGAGCTGGTGCTGGTCGACGGGGTCGCGCCGGGCCACAGCGCCGCGGCGAAGGCGGCGCGCCTGGCTGGGTGA